The uncultured Fibrobacter sp. genome has a window encoding:
- a CDS encoding glycosyltransferase family 2 protein — protein MSVDYFIFVPAYNVASTLAPVLQKISDDVWKRSIVLVIDDGSVDDTRGSFENFVAALDSEFAGALKKSRLRYMRFEQNNGYGAVVKKGISEGLRSGAKFIACLHGDGQYPAEQLDEFFKYLESQEKMVTDASKKLGLVQGSRHLIRGGAKAGKMPLYKRLGGRFLTTVENLAFKQKLTDRHSGFIVYSSEFLKTLNLAKLSLSFDIDLEMISIADARGFKLAELPIPTRYADEKSNLNVITYGLRVLRQVIRRLVA, from the coding sequence ATGTCTGTTGATTATTTCATCTTTGTTCCCGCCTATAACGTTGCGTCAACTCTTGCGCCTGTCCTGCAAAAGATTTCAGACGATGTCTGGAAACGTTCGATCGTCCTGGTGATTGACGACGGCTCGGTGGACGATACGCGAGGCTCCTTTGAAAATTTTGTGGCGGCTCTCGATAGCGAATTTGCAGGTGCCCTAAAAAAATCGCGCCTTCGCTATATGCGGTTTGAACAAAATAATGGCTACGGCGCCGTTGTCAAGAAAGGTATTTCCGAAGGGCTCCGCTCCGGTGCGAAGTTTATAGCTTGTCTGCATGGCGATGGGCAGTATCCGGCAGAACAGCTGGACGAATTCTTTAAGTACTTGGAATCTCAAGAAAAAATGGTGACGGATGCGTCGAAAAAGCTTGGCCTGGTGCAGGGCTCGCGTCATCTGATTCGCGGTGGTGCCAAGGCGGGTAAAATGCCCCTGTACAAGCGATTGGGCGGAAGGTTCCTGACGACTGTCGAAAATCTCGCCTTTAAGCAGAAATTGACGGATCGTCATAGCGGATTTATCGTCTATTCCTCGGAATTCTTGAAGACGCTCAATCTTGCAAAACTGAGCCTGAGTTTCGATATCGATCTTGAAATGATTTCGATTGCCGATGCCCGTGGCTTTAAACTTGCGGAACTCCCGATTCCGACGCGTTACGCCGACGAAAAGTCGAACCTGAATGTAATTACATACGGCTTGCGCGTTTTGCGTCAGGTTATACGCCGCTTGGTTGCTTGA
- a CDS encoding NAD-dependent epimerase/dehydratase family protein translates to MNATLKFEDSSVTVALVGCGGFIGSHLLRAILERTSWRVFGVDLDSYRIQEHLANPRFEFLSADLADPEVIARVVRFPVVVNLAAICTPGRYMAEAAEVIRSNYDHPRALADACAKNGSWLIHFSTSEIYGKTAADSGALLEDESEIVLGPVSASRWSYATAKLLTERYLAGLADLDWTVVRPFNFVGPFMDFMPGVDGEGIPRVLANFSTALVRGETLKLVNGGVAKRCFTSVHDAVDFMFCVFAAASEPERRESVLSQAFNVGNAANEVSIAELAQMMRSVFASVKGIPESTVPGVETVSGEDYYGKGYDDSLRRLPSVEKAERLLGFKAKIPLKEALEESLRWFVGHYVDVC, encoded by the coding sequence TTGAACGCGACTCTCAAATTTGAAGATTCTTCTGTCACCGTAGCCCTTGTGGGTTGCGGTGGTTTTATTGGTAGCCACTTGTTGCGGGCCATCTTGGAACGCACGAGCTGGCGCGTTTTCGGGGTTGATCTGGATTCGTACCGTATTCAGGAACACTTGGCTAATCCACGGTTCGAGTTTTTGAGTGCGGATCTTGCGGACCCCGAAGTGATTGCGCGCGTTGTTCGGTTCCCGGTGGTGGTGAATCTGGCGGCAATCTGTACGCCTGGGCGTTATATGGCGGAGGCTGCCGAGGTCATTCGTAGCAATTACGATCATCCGCGGGCCTTGGCCGATGCTTGTGCCAAGAACGGTAGCTGGCTGATTCATTTTTCGACTTCCGAAATTTACGGCAAGACGGCGGCGGATTCGGGTGCGCTTCTTGAAGACGAATCCGAAATTGTGCTGGGGCCGGTTTCGGCTAGCCGCTGGAGCTATGCGACGGCAAAGCTGTTGACCGAACGTTACTTGGCGGGGCTTGCAGACCTTGACTGGACGGTAGTTCGCCCCTTCAATTTCGTGGGACCGTTCATGGACTTTATGCCGGGGGTCGATGGCGAAGGAATTCCACGCGTGCTTGCGAATTTTTCGACGGCGCTTGTCCGTGGAGAAACGCTTAAGCTTGTCAATGGCGGTGTCGCCAAGCGTTGCTTTACCTCGGTACACGATGCCGTTGACTTTATGTTCTGCGTGTTTGCTGCGGCCAGCGAACCGGAACGTCGCGAAAGTGTTCTTTCGCAGGCATTTAACGTAGGCAATGCGGCAAACGAAGTGTCCATCGCAGAACTTGCGCAGATGATGCGTTCGGTGTTCGCTTCGGTCAAGGGAATACCCGAAAGTACGGTGCCTGGAGTTGAAACGGTTTCGGGCGAAGACTATTACGGCAAGGGTTACGATGATTCCCTGCGCCGCCTGCCATCGGTTGAAAAGGCGGAACGCTTGCTCGGCTTTAAGGCGAAGATTCCGCTGAAAGAAGCTCTTGAAGAATCCCTTCGGTGGTTCGTTGGGCACTACGTTGATGTCTGTTGA
- a CDS encoding GDSL-type esterase/lipase family protein: MKNVFKFLLAAAVFTGVAVSDSTSFTVHVIGDSTVATYKDNVYPQTGWGQILGSFFDGSRVRVNNVAIGGRSSKTFIQDGKLEGLKPSIQNGDFVLVQFGHNDRYFGSKPREVPFDSLAFWLQQYVDVAKAAGATPIFVTPMNMNMGANGRNVFTEYNVVGKMLELSKKNGIPYVNLNAKSYNAYSKSWNPNYVSRYQFKMFLKGEYPNYPDGVTNDGTTHFQESGSIAHCQWIAEELEDALKNESYISAEAKTRLSLLVSALKPRYDLTVKANVSNGNGLITHNQKLPGGAPLTLHVSPGSFGKKFVGWYDDDCNKLTADSNYYGQKTLYRAATYTAVFDGGPACEPTVHGEEQIDVNPTSSSSEDPQSSASIDSTLCFDGKADAEWPSPIDMASPESGDGWTEANHDGFTGKGFFNFDNSAYSTATYNITSDQSASNARVMIRYSFVGNSDRDMKVTIDNGVYDVTFKSTGSWDKWDSAYIDDVWLDALDFKMKLASASADGGPNIDMVAFDIRGVYRTGCNPAKVKGDIESSSSEGDKTSISGMRPVAGFGFDAARKTVTTSGGLLKVQVMNALGKVVAQEMRHVAPGTVPLLQKGAKMPYGRYFVRVQLDGRLQMQQSVKF, translated from the coding sequence ATGAAAAATGTTTTCAAATTTCTTCTAGCAGCGGCCGTGTTCACGGGAGTCGCCGTGAGCGATTCCACGAGTTTCACCGTTCACGTGATCGGGGATTCGACCGTTGCGACCTACAAGGATAATGTCTATCCGCAGACGGGTTGGGGACAAATTCTCGGGAGTTTCTTTGACGGTTCAAGAGTCAGGGTCAATAACGTGGCGATTGGCGGCCGCAGCTCCAAGACGTTTATCCAGGATGGCAAGCTTGAGGGGTTGAAACCGTCCATTCAGAATGGCGACTTTGTTCTAGTGCAGTTTGGACACAACGACCGTTATTTTGGAAGCAAGCCTCGCGAAGTTCCTTTTGATTCGTTGGCCTTCTGGTTACAGCAATACGTGGATGTCGCCAAGGCGGCAGGCGCCACTCCGATTTTCGTGACGCCGATGAACATGAACATGGGCGCGAATGGCCGTAATGTTTTCACGGAATATAATGTTGTCGGTAAGATGCTCGAACTTTCCAAGAAAAACGGAATTCCCTATGTGAACCTGAACGCGAAATCTTACAATGCTTACAGCAAGAGCTGGAATCCGAATTATGTTTCGCGTTATCAGTTCAAGATGTTCCTGAAAGGCGAATATCCCAATTATCCCGATGGCGTTACCAATGACGGAACGACGCATTTCCAGGAGTCGGGCTCCATTGCGCATTGCCAGTGGATTGCCGAAGAACTGGAAGATGCTCTGAAGAACGAAAGCTATATCTCCGCTGAAGCCAAGACGCGGCTTTCCTTGCTGGTGTCGGCACTCAAGCCCCGCTATGACTTGACGGTCAAGGCGAATGTTTCGAATGGCAACGGCTTGATTACCCATAACCAGAAACTGCCCGGTGGTGCTCCGCTTACGTTGCATGTAAGTCCCGGTAGCTTCGGTAAAAAGTTTGTCGGTTGGTACGATGATGACTGCAACAAATTGACTGCGGATTCCAACTATTACGGCCAAAAGACGCTTTACCGTGCCGCAACCTATACCGCTGTTTTTGATGGTGGCCCCGCTTGTGAACCTACGGTTCATGGTGAAGAACAGATAGATGTCAATCCGACTTCCTCTAGTTCCGAAGATCCGCAGTCCTCTGCTTCCATTGATTCCACGCTTTGCTTTGATGGCAAAGCGGATGCCGAATGGCCGTCTCCGATTGACATGGCGAGTCCTGAATCGGGAGATGGTTGGACGGAAGCGAACCACGATGGCTTTACGGGAAAGGGCTTCTTCAATTTTGACAATAGCGCCTATAGTACGGCTACGTATAACATCACCTCCGATCAGTCGGCGTCGAATGCTCGCGTCATGATTCGCTATTCCTTCGTCGGAAATTCGGATCGCGACATGAAGGTTACGATTGATAATGGTGTCTACGACGTGACTTTCAAGTCGACAGGAAGCTGGGACAAGTGGGATTCCGCTTATATTGACGACGTGTGGTTGGATGCACTTGATTTCAAAATGAAGCTTGCTTCGGCCTCGGCCGATGGTGGCCCGAATATTGATATGGTTGCCTTTGATATCAGGGGCGTCTACCGTACGGGCTGTAACCCTGCAAAGGTAAAAGGCGATATTGAATCTTCATCTTCGGAAGGGGACAAGACGTCCATTTCCGGTATGCGCCCTGTTGCGGGTTTTGGGTTCGATGCCGCTCGCAAGACCGTGACGACTTCAGGTGGCTTGCTCAAGGTGCAGGTGATGAATGCCTTGGGAAAGGTGGTTGCCCAGGAAATGCGCCATGTTGCTCCGGGAACGGTTCCGTTGTTGCAAAAAGGCGCCAAAATGCCGTATGGTCGCTATTTTGTGCGGGTGCAGCTCGATGGCCGCCTTCAGATGCAACAATCTGTGAAGTTCTAA